A genome region from Sphingobium sp. WTD-1 includes the following:
- a CDS encoding helicase-related protein: MAQFARSPVTAVLGPTNTGKTHLAVERMCGHSSGMMGFPLRLLAREVYDRVVAIKGAQQVALITGEEKIVPPGARYFLCTAESMPISGGREAAAMTGGLSDFAFVALDEAQLGADPERGHIFTDRILRARGREETMILGSASIAKTVKSLVPEVEIIGRPRFSTLSYAGAKKLSRLPRRSAIVAFSAEEVYAVAEMLRRFRGGAAVVMGALSPRTRNAQVQMFLNGDVDYLVATDAIGMGLNLDVAHVAFASLRKFDGRRSRRLTVAEMAQIAGRAGRHHKDGTFGSLGSEDGDAAFTPEEIEAIEAHRFPSVDQLFWRDGVPRTDSIDHLIIDLEARPDRPELRAAPQAVDLAVLRRMAEDPEVQTRVRSKRDVERLWAACGLPDFQKLGAEHHARTVARIWRFIAGNGSGFGGHIPRDWFAQQIARLDSVQGDIDTLSGRIAAARTWSYIAHRPDWLANPVEMAERTRMLEEKLSDALHAALTQRFVDRRTSVLLRDIGQNASNLPVTVDPDGTVCVDGETIGRLDGFRFSVDPATRLQDRKLLLAAAERRLGKVLRVKADELMSAADTDFALMDDAGQTPGIAWQGTPVATLMAGAGLLAPEIRLDRALAALGPDVQKQVTTRLATWFEAQKQKHLLPLVKMSESAADPAVPAVVRAVFAQLADAGGVAPRLDLDSALGHLDKDQRHLLRRAGIDIGVLDLYHPGLLKPGAARWRAALQAARIGKPCLPLPQPGLTLIPTGDKPQEMGARIAGFRSFGPQMLRIDMAERMARTAHETIAKNEPFSALSPQIVSLGLSEEAFLQLMRAAGFRPIDPVPTPAPVAEMPAEAAPAVEGTDVAEATDAAPEAAAEAVTEAPVEAAAEVATETPAEAPVAATGANWVFKGRQKGRPQGDRGPRAPRRDQQQRPEGKFAGKSDNRGEGRGGKGGDRGPRKGGDRDDNRAPRATPASHKAATSNHAFAGLAELLGRNG; the protein is encoded by the coding sequence ATGGCCCAGTTCGCCCGTTCGCCCGTCACCGCTGTGCTGGGCCCCACCAATACCGGCAAGACCCATCTCGCCGTCGAGCGCATGTGCGGCCATTCGAGCGGCATGATGGGCTTTCCGCTGCGCCTGCTGGCGCGCGAAGTCTATGACCGCGTCGTCGCGATCAAGGGCGCGCAACAGGTCGCCCTCATCACCGGCGAAGAAAAGATCGTGCCACCGGGCGCGCGCTATTTCCTCTGCACCGCCGAATCCATGCCGATCAGTGGCGGCAGGGAAGCCGCTGCGATGACCGGCGGCCTCAGCGATTTCGCCTTTGTCGCGCTGGACGAGGCGCAACTGGGCGCCGATCCCGAACGTGGCCATATCTTCACCGACCGCATCCTGCGCGCCCGCGGCCGGGAAGAAACGATGATCCTAGGTTCCGCCAGCATCGCCAAGACAGTCAAGAGCCTGGTCCCGGAGGTCGAGATCATCGGCCGGCCGCGCTTTTCCACCCTCTCCTATGCCGGTGCCAAGAAGCTGTCGCGCCTGCCCCGCCGCTCCGCCATCGTCGCCTTCTCGGCCGAGGAAGTCTATGCCGTGGCGGAAATGCTGCGCCGCTTCCGGGGTGGCGCGGCGGTAGTGATGGGCGCCCTGTCGCCGCGCACCCGCAACGCCCAGGTGCAGATGTTCCTGAATGGCGACGTCGATTATCTGGTGGCCACCGACGCGATCGGCATGGGCCTCAATCTCGACGTCGCCCATGTCGCCTTCGCCTCGCTGCGCAAGTTCGATGGTCGCCGCTCGCGCCGGCTGACGGTCGCCGAAATGGCCCAGATCGCCGGCCGCGCCGGGCGCCATCACAAGGACGGCACCTTCGGCAGCCTGGGGTCGGAGGATGGCGACGCCGCCTTCACGCCGGAAGAGATAGAGGCGATCGAGGCGCATCGCTTTCCGTCCGTCGACCAGCTTTTCTGGCGCGACGGCGTGCCGCGCACCGACAGCATCGATCATCTGATCATCGACCTGGAGGCGCGGCCCGACCGCCCGGAACTGCGCGCCGCGCCGCAGGCGGTCGACCTGGCCGTGCTGCGCCGCATGGCCGAAGATCCCGAGGTCCAGACCCGTGTCCGCTCCAAGCGCGATGTCGAACGGCTCTGGGCCGCCTGTGGCCTGCCCGATTTCCAGAAGCTGGGCGCGGAACATCATGCCCGTACCGTGGCGCGCATCTGGCGTTTCATCGCCGGCAATGGTTCGGGCTTTGGCGGCCATATCCCGCGCGACTGGTTCGCCCAGCAGATCGCCCGCCTCGATTCGGTCCAGGGCGATATCGACACCTTGTCGGGCCGGATCGCCGCCGCGCGCACCTGGTCCTATATCGCCCATCGTCCCGACTGGCTGGCCAATCCGGTGGAGATGGCCGAACGCACGCGCATGCTGGAAGAAAAGCTGTCCGATGCGCTGCATGCAGCCCTGACGCAGCGTTTCGTGGACCGACGCACCTCTGTTCTGCTAAGGGATATCGGACAGAATGCGAGCAATCTGCCGGTCACGGTCGACCCGGATGGGACGGTCTGCGTCGATGGCGAGACGATCGGGCGACTTGACGGATTTCGTTTCTCAGTCGATCCCGCTACGCGACTCCAGGACAGAAAGCTGTTGCTGGCGGCGGCGGAAAGGCGCCTTGGAAAGGTATTACGAGTGAAGGCTGACGAATTGATGAGCGCTGCGGATACGGATTTCGCGCTCATGGACGATGCGGGACAGACGCCGGGCATCGCCTGGCAGGGAACCCCGGTCGCAACGCTGATGGCGGGCGCAGGCCTGCTCGCGCCCGAAATCCGGCTCGATCGCGCGCTCGCCGCGCTGGGCCCGGATGTGCAGAAGCAGGTGACGACCCGTCTGGCGACCTGGTTCGAGGCGCAGAAGCAGAAGCATCTGCTGCCGCTGGTCAAGATGAGCGAAAGCGCTGCCGATCCGGCCGTGCCTGCCGTCGTCCGCGCGGTCTTCGCCCAGCTGGCCGATGCCGGCGGCGTCGCGCCGCGACTCGACCTTGATTCGGCGCTCGGCCATCTCGACAAGGATCAGCGCCATCTGCTGCGCCGCGCCGGCATCGATATCGGCGTGCTCGACCTCTATCATCCCGGCCTGTTGAAGCCGGGCGCGGCGCGCTGGCGCGCGGCGCTGCAGGCGGCGCGCATCGGCAAGCCCTGCCTGCCGCTGCCCCAGCCGGGCCTGACCCTGATCCCGACCGGCGACAAGCCCCAGGAAATGGGCGCGCGCATCGCCGGCTTCCGCAGCTTCGGTCCGCAGATGCTGCGTATCGACATGGCCGAGCGCATGGCCCGCACCGCGCATGAGACGATCGCGAAGAATGAGCCGTTCAGCGCGCTCAGCCCACAGATCGTGTCGCTGGGCCTCAGCGAAGAGGCGTTCCTGCAACTGATGCGCGCCGCCGGCTTCCGCCCGATCGACCCGGTGCCGACCCCGGCGCCCGTCGCCGAGATGCCGGCCGAAGCCGCGCCCGCCGTGGAAGGCACGGACGTGGCCGAAGCGACCGACGCCGCGCCTGAAGCAGCAGCGGAAGCTGTTACCGAGGCCCCCGTCGAAGCGGCTGCCGAAGTGGCGACCGAAACCCCGGCCGAAGCGCCCGTCGCTGCCACCGGTGCCAACTGGGTGTTCAAGGGCCGACAGAAGGGTCGCCCGCAGGGCGATCGTGGCCCGCGCGCGCCCCGTCGCGACCAGCAGCAGCGCCCCGAAGGCAAATTTGCCGGCAAGAGCGACAATCGTGGCGAAGGTCGTGGCGGCAAGGGCGGCGATCGCGGCCCGCGCAAGGGTGGCGACCGCGACGATAATCGCGCGCCGCGCGCCACCCCCGCCAGCCACAAGGCCGCAACCAGCAACCATGCCTTTGCCGGCCTGGCCGAACTGCTGGGGCGCAATGGCTGA
- a CDS encoding RNA-binding S4 domain-containing protein produces MPGMGVGPSLRIDKYLWFARLSKSRSTAQKLAEDGHIRLNGRRIDRSHAPVRAGDLITFPHAAGVRVVRVIQLPTRRGPAPEAQACYEELTVGS; encoded by the coding sequence ATGCCAGGGATGGGCGTCGGCCCGTCCCTGCGCATCGACAAATATCTGTGGTTCGCGCGCCTGTCGAAAAGCCGCTCGACCGCGCAGAAGCTGGCCGAGGACGGCCATATCCGCCTCAATGGCCGGCGCATCGATCGGTCCCATGCGCCGGTGCGCGCCGGCGACCTCATCACCTTTCCCCACGCCGCCGGCGTCCGCGTCGTCCGCGTGATCCAGTTGCCCACCCGGCGCGGCCCCGCGCCCGAGGCGCAGGCCTGCTATGAGGAATTGACGGTCGGCAGTTGA
- a CDS encoding MipA/OmpV family protein, whose amino-acid sequence MTLLAMGAAAQVAVKAQDLSSSRQSVGQPSKDRIVIGLGAAVTPVYQGADDYRVLPLPAIDIVEGRFFANFRNGVGLNLVDDRALTIGAGVTPMPGYRRRDVPTGVDRLSWGVGGRIFANLTGGGVVATLGATQGIAGSTGGLIADASLSYPVILNPKLIITPSIATSFADGKHMDGYFGVNTREAAASGLDQYRGKAGFKDISALLNIVYRLDSRWSVTGSVGATSLLGRVKDSPLVEHATRPNGFLALAYRF is encoded by the coding sequence ATGACGCTCCTCGCCATGGGCGCAGCCGCGCAGGTGGCAGTCAAGGCGCAGGATCTCAGCAGTTCGCGCCAGTCGGTCGGGCAGCCGAGCAAGGACCGGATCGTCATCGGCCTGGGTGCGGCGGTGACGCCGGTCTATCAGGGCGCCGACGATTATCGCGTGCTGCCGCTGCCGGCGATCGACATTGTCGAGGGGCGCTTCTTTGCCAATTTCCGCAATGGCGTGGGGCTCAATCTGGTCGATGACCGGGCGCTGACCATCGGCGCGGGCGTCACCCCGATGCCCGGCTATCGCCGGCGCGACGTGCCCACGGGCGTCGATCGGCTGTCCTGGGGCGTGGGCGGGCGCATATTCGCCAATCTGACCGGCGGCGGCGTGGTGGCGACGCTGGGCGCGACGCAGGGCATTGCCGGCAGCACCGGCGGCTTGATCGCTGACGCCAGCCTGTCCTATCCGGTCATCCTCAATCCCAAGCTCATCATCACCCCCTCGATCGCCACCAGTTTTGCCGACGGCAAGCATATGGACGGCTATTTCGGGGTGAATACGCGCGAGGCCGCTGCGTCCGGACTGGACCAATATCGCGGCAAGGCAGGGTTCAAGGACATCTCCGCGCTGCTCAACATCGTCTATCGGCTCGATAGCCGCTGGAGCGTGACCGGATCGGTCGGGGCGACCAGCCTGCTCGGCCGGGTCAAGGACAGCCCGCTGGTCGAGCATGCGACGCGGCCGAACGGCTTCCTGGCGCTCGCCTACCGGTTCTGA
- the fdxA gene encoding ferredoxin FdxA, with product MTYVVTDNCIRCKYMDCVEVCPVDCFYEGENMLVINPNECIDCGVCEPECPAEAILPDTENGLEKWLELNTKYSAEWPNITVKGEAPADADAMSGVENKLEQFFSPEPGQGS from the coding sequence ATGACCTATGTCGTGACCGACAACTGCATCCGCTGCAAATATATGGATTGCGTCGAGGTCTGCCCCGTGGACTGTTTCTACGAGGGCGAGAACATGCTGGTCATCAATCCCAATGAGTGCATCGACTGCGGCGTGTGCGAACCGGAATGCCCGGCCGAGGCGATCCTGCCCGATACCGAGAACGGCCTCGAAAAGTGGCTGGAACTCAACACCAAATATTCGGCCGAATGGCCCAACATCACGGTCAAGGGCGAGGCCCCGGCCGACGCCGACGCGATGAGCGGCGTGGAGAACAAGCTGGAGCAGTTCTTCTCGCCCGAACCCGGCCAGGGCAGCTGA
- a CDS encoding CarD family transcriptional regulator, translating to MAAKALSFDVGDYVVYPKHGVGRVIELQKEQIAGMELELYVLRFEKERMTLRVPTNKAEGVGMRKLSSNKTLEESMETLKGKPKVKRTMWSRRAQEYEAKINSGDLVSIAEVTRDLFRADDQPEQSYSERQIFEAASSRLARELAAMEETDEPTALQKILRILNEAAPKYAKVEG from the coding sequence ATGGCTGCCAAGGCGCTGTCCTTTGACGTTGGTGATTATGTCGTTTACCCCAAGCACGGCGTGGGCCGTGTGATCGAACTCCAAAAGGAGCAGATCGCGGGCATGGAACTGGAGCTGTATGTGCTCCGTTTCGAAAAGGAGCGCATGACGCTGCGCGTTCCCACCAACAAGGCCGAAGGCGTCGGCATGCGCAAGCTGTCCTCCAACAAGACGCTGGAGGAATCGATGGAAACCCTGAAGGGCAAGCCCAAGGTCAAGCGCACCATGTGGTCGCGCCGCGCCCAGGAATATGAAGCGAAGATCAATTCGGGCGATCTGGTGTCGATCGCCGAAGTGACCCGCGACCTGTTCCGTGCCGACGACCAGCCCGAGCAGAGCTATTCCGAGCGCCAGATCTTCGAGGCCGCTTCCAGCCGCCTCGCCCGCGAACTCGCCGCGATGGAAGAGACCGACGAGCCTACCGCGCTGCAGAAGATCCTGCGCATCCTCAATGAGGCCGCGCCGAAATATGCCAAGGTCGAAGGCTGA
- a CDS encoding pyridoxal phosphate-dependent aminotransferase, with amino-acid sequence MMDQNDAQQDLIQRGYSRRDAARILGVLGAGVAVATAGTPVWAQRNDGPEEGNFPKVRIGSNECWTGPFPVAQAAAAKIVSHANFYHPGTEVTDFKKTLATIEGVPVDHVLPWPGSSDPLSRIVVAFCSPQKGLVTADVSYEQPWGTAEWAGAKVTKVPLTPDYRHDVKAMLTANPDAGLYYICSPNNPTGTLTPLADIEWLVVNKPAGSIVLVDEAYLHFSHGQSAAPLVAQGKDVIVLRTFSKLFGMAGMRLGATIARPDLHARMMRYDGKRMSTNLPLPSVVCGTVALTQKALIEQRRAEMIAARDFTFAHLTKRRVKFIPSDANMFMVDWGKPAAGVQAQFLAAGVGIGRNWAPWPTMSRVTVGSMADMQAFCAALDRIMV; translated from the coding sequence ATGATGGATCAGAATGACGCGCAGCAGGATCTGATCCAGCGCGGCTATTCGCGCCGCGACGCCGCCCGCATATTGGGCGTGCTGGGCGCGGGCGTGGCGGTCGCCACCGCCGGCACCCCGGTCTGGGCGCAGCGCAATGACGGCCCGGAAGAAGGCAATTTCCCCAAGGTGCGGATCGGCTCCAACGAATGCTGGACCGGCCCCTTCCCCGTCGCTCAGGCCGCCGCGGCGAAGATCGTCTCCCACGCCAATTTCTACCATCCCGGCACCGAAGTTACCGACTTCAAGAAGACGCTCGCGACCATCGAGGGCGTGCCGGTCGACCATGTCCTGCCCTGGCCGGGGTCCAGCGATCCGCTCTCGCGCATCGTCGTCGCCTTCTGCTCGCCGCAAAAGGGGCTGGTGACCGCCGATGTCAGCTATGAACAGCCCTGGGGCACGGCGGAATGGGCCGGCGCCAAGGTGACGAAGGTGCCGCTGACGCCCGACTATCGCCACGACGTGAAGGCCATGCTGACCGCCAATCCGGATGCCGGCCTCTATTATATCTGCTCGCCCAACAACCCCACCGGCACGCTGACGCCGCTGGCCGACATTGAATGGCTGGTCGTGAACAAGCCAGCCGGATCGATCGTCCTGGTGGACGAGGCCTATCTCCATTTCTCGCACGGCCAGTCGGCCGCGCCGCTGGTCGCGCAGGGCAAGGACGTGATCGTGCTGCGCACCTTCTCCAAGCTGTTCGGCATGGCCGGCATGCGGCTGGGCGCCACCATCGCGCGGCCGGATCTGCATGCCAGGATGATGCGCTATGATGGCAAGCGCATGTCGACCAACCTGCCCCTGCCCTCGGTCGTGTGCGGCACCGTGGCGCTGACGCAGAAGGCGCTGATCGAGCAGCGCCGGGCCGAGATGATCGCGGCGCGCGACTTCACCTTCGCTCATCTCACCAAGCGCAGGGTCAAGTTCATTCCGTCGGACGCCAACATGTTCATGGTCGACTGGGGCAAGCCGGCAGCCGGGGTGCAGGCCCAGTTCCTGGCGGCGGGCGTCGGCATCGGCCGCAACTGGGCGCCCTGGCCCACCATGTCGCGCGTCACCGTCGGTTCCATGGCCGACATGCAGGCCTTCTGCGCCGCGCTCGACAGGATCATGGTCTGA
- a CDS encoding asparaginase domain-containing protein gives MLSPETPILLLTTGGTIDKVYFDALSDYQVGETVMAKLLQVARVKRPFRIEEITRKDSLELDDTDRALIAARVAAAREKHIVITHGTDTMTETAKLLQDIPGKTVVLVGALAPARFGESDASFNLGMAFATAQVAEPGVYITMSGSVFRADKVVKDRAKGAFVPTGE, from the coding sequence ATGCTGTCCCCCGAAACCCCCATCCTGCTGCTCACCACCGGTGGCACGATCGACAAGGTCTATTTCGACGCCCTGTCCGACTATCAGGTCGGCGAGACGGTGATGGCCAAGCTGTTGCAGGTGGCGCGGGTCAAGCGGCCCTTCCGCATCGAGGAAATCACGCGCAAGGACAGCCTGGAACTGGACGACACGGATCGCGCGCTGATTGCCGCCCGCGTCGCCGCCGCGCGCGAGAAGCATATCGTCATTACCCATGGCACCGACACCATGACCGAGACGGCCAAGCTGTTGCAGGATATCCCCGGCAAGACCGTCGTGCTGGTCGGTGCGCTGGCCCCGGCGCGCTTTGGCGAGAGCGATGCGAGCTTCAACCTCGGCATGGCCTTTGCCACCGCGCAGGTCGCCGAGCCGGGCGTCTATATCACCATGAGCGGATCGGTGTTCCGCGCCGACAAGGTGGTCAAGGACCGTGCCAAGGGCGCCTTTGTCCCGACCGGCGAGTAA
- a CDS encoding pyrroline-5-carboxylate reductase dimerization domain-containing protein: MTIACWPEHLFLVGCGNMAGQMLTRWLACGLDPARVTVLRPSGKPVAQGVTVVTAYPDALSAGTTVLLGMKPYQIVDVAAGLTPLLTAETRLVSILAGTPIADLRRHFPAPRDVVCAMPNLPVGLGEGVVALYTDAATDAAAKADIAALIAPLGLAEWMGDEALFNQVTALSGCGPAFLFRFIDALSRAGEALGIPADQAARMALATVQGSANMAARATVSPATLADQVASPGGMTRQGLNVLDADNRLLDLLTDTLVAARDRGAAMARGE, translated from the coding sequence ATGACCATTGCCTGCTGGCCCGAACATCTTTTCCTTGTCGGCTGCGGCAACATGGCCGGGCAGATGCTGACCCGCTGGCTGGCCTGCGGGCTGGATCCCGCCCGCGTCACCGTGCTGCGGCCGAGCGGCAAGCCGGTGGCGCAGGGCGTGACCGTCGTCACCGCCTATCCCGACGCGCTGTCGGCCGGCACCACCGTGCTGCTGGGCATGAAGCCCTATCAGATCGTCGATGTCGCGGCGGGCCTTACGCCGCTGCTGACGGCGGAGACGCGGCTGGTGTCGATCCTGGCCGGCACGCCGATCGCCGACCTGCGCCGGCATTTCCCGGCGCCGCGCGATGTCGTCTGCGCCATGCCCAACCTGCCGGTCGGGCTGGGCGAGGGCGTGGTCGCGCTCTACACCGATGCGGCCACGGATGCGGCGGCCAAGGCCGACATTGCCGCGCTGATCGCGCCGCTGGGCCTGGCCGAATGGATGGGCGACGAAGCCCTGTTCAATCAGGTGACGGCCCTGTCCGGCTGTGGCCCGGCCTTCCTGTTCCGCTTCATTGATGCGCTGTCGCGCGCCGGCGAGGCGCTGGGCATTCCCGCCGATCAGGCTGCGCGCATGGCGCTGGCGACGGTGCAGGGATCGGCGAACATGGCCGCGCGCGCCACCGTCAGCCCGGCGACCCTTGCGGACCAGGTTGCCAGCCCCGGTGGCATGACGCGTCAGGGCCTCAATGTGCTGGACGCCGACAATCGCCTGCTCGACCTTCTGACCGACACGCTGGTTGCGGCGCGCGACCGGGGTGCAGCGATGGCGCGGGGCGAATAG
- a CDS encoding YbjN domain-containing protein encodes MMDSDEFENGGHEAAPIDMLAAFYEAHGWSYEQVGEDEIVASTQGSWAQYELRGIWRDEDQVLQLLALPDIRVNDDKRAVIYETLGLINEQLWLGHFELWSSSGIILFRHGALLGQGGTLTLDQAQVLIETAIDECERFYPVFQFVLWGGKSPSEAISASLIETRGEA; translated from the coding sequence ATGATGGATAGCGACGAATTTGAGAATGGCGGCCATGAGGCCGCGCCGATCGACATGCTGGCGGCCTTTTACGAGGCACATGGCTGGAGCTATGAGCAGGTCGGCGAGGACGAGATCGTCGCGAGCACCCAGGGGTCGTGGGCGCAATATGAGCTGCGCGGCATCTGGCGTGATGAGGATCAGGTGCTGCAGCTTCTCGCGCTGCCTGACATCCGCGTCAATGACGACAAGCGCGCCGTCATCTACGAGACGCTGGGCCTGATCAACGAGCAGCTCTGGCTCGGCCATTTCGAGCTGTGGTCGTCGAGCGGCATCATCCTGTTCCGCCATGGCGCGTTGCTGGGGCAGGGCGGAACGCTGACGCTGGACCAGGCGCAGGTGCTGATCGAGACCGCGATCGACGAGTGCGAGCGTTTCTATCCGGTGTTCCAGTTCGTCCTGTGGGGCGGCAAGAGCCCGAGCGAGGCGATCAGCGCGAGCCTGATCGAAACCCGCGGCGAAGCCTGA
- a CDS encoding accessory factor UbiK family protein: MQSENRFFDDLAKLVNGAAGTVAGMTREFESNARERAKEWIGGVDFVTREEFDAVKALAAAAREEVELLKARLDALEGKAPEPVTKTVRAAKTKAVDKDAGAE, translated from the coding sequence ATGCAGAGCGAGAACCGCTTTTTCGACGACCTGGCCAAGCTGGTGAACGGCGCTGCCGGCACGGTCGCGGGCATGACCCGCGAGTTCGAATCCAACGCGCGCGAACGCGCCAAGGAATGGATCGGCGGCGTCGACTTCGTCACCCGCGAGGAATTTGACGCGGTCAAGGCGCTGGCGGCCGCCGCGCGCGAGGAAGTCGAACTGCTCAAGGCGCGCCTTGATGCGCTGGAAGGCAAGGCGCCTGAGCCGGTCACCAAGACCGTACGCGCCGCCAAGACGAAAGCTGTGGATAAGGATGCGGGCGCCGAGTAA
- a CDS encoding TspO/MBR family protein — protein MNEIASQGQLRLAYLRWALVTVPAIVFLGFLSGRLANSGFGNRWFASLNLPALMPPGWAFAVAWTILYVLMALAFAIVLHARGARGRGAAVALFLVQLALNLAWSPLFFRAHQVGAALGLILVLALLVALTTALFWRIRPFAGALMLPYLVWLVFASYLNYEVGRLNPDAHRLVAPALQTQI, from the coding sequence ATGAACGAGATCGCGTCCCAGGGTCAGTTGCGTCTTGCCTATCTGCGCTGGGCGTTGGTGACGGTTCCCGCGATCGTCTTTCTCGGCTTCCTGTCGGGCAGGCTCGCCAATAGCGGTTTCGGCAATCGCTGGTTCGCCTCGCTCAACCTGCCCGCGCTGATGCCGCCGGGCTGGGCGTTCGCCGTGGCCTGGACAATCCTCTATGTGCTGATGGCACTGGCCTTCGCGATCGTGCTGCATGCGCGCGGGGCCAGGGGACGGGGGGCAGCGGTCGCGCTGTTCCTGGTGCAACTGGCGCTCAACCTTGCCTGGTCGCCGCTCTTCTTCCGCGCGCATCAGGTCGGCGCGGCGCTGGGGCTGATCCTTGTGCTGGCGCTGCTGGTGGCGCTCACCACTGCCCTGTTCTGGCGGATCCGTCCCTTTGCCGGTGCGTTGATGTTGCCCTATCTGGTCTGGCTGGTCTTTGCCTCCTACCTCAACTATGAGGTCGGCCGCCTGAACCCGGATGCGCACAGGCTTGTCGCGCCGGCACTCCAGACCCAGATATGA